Proteins from a single region of Choloepus didactylus isolate mChoDid1 chromosome 10, mChoDid1.pri, whole genome shotgun sequence:
- the NDUFA8 gene encoding NADH dehydrogenase [ubiquinone] 1 alpha subcomplex subunit 8 has translation MPGIVELPTLEELKVQEVKVSSSVLKAAAHHYGAQCDKPNKEFMLCRWEEKDPRRCLEEGKLVNKCALDFFRQIKLHCAEPFTEYWTCIDYSNLQLFRHCRKQQAKFDECVLDKLGWVRPDLGELSKVTKVKTDRPLPENPYHSRARPEPNPEIEGDLKPAKHGSRLFFWTM, from the exons ATGCCGGGGATAGTGGAGCTGCCCACTCTGGAGGAGCTGAAAGTGCAGGAG GTGAAAGTCAGTTCTTCTGTGCTTAAAGCTGCAGCCCATCACTATGGCGCTCAGTGTGATAAGCCCAACAAAGAGTTCATGCTCTGTCGCTGGGAAGAGAAAGATCCAAGGCGGTGTTTAGAGGAAGGCAAGCTTGTCAACAAGTGTGCTTTGGACTTCTTTAG GCAGATAAAGCTTCACTGTGCAGAGCCTTTTACAGAATATTGGACCTGCATTGATTATTCCAACCTGCAGTTATTTCGTCACTGTCGCAAACAGCAGGCGAAGTTTGACGAGTGCGTGCTGGACAAACTGGGTTGGGTGCGgcctgacctgggagagctgtcAAAG GTTACCAAAGTGAAAACAGATCGACCTTTACCTGAGAATCCCTATCACTCAAGAGCAAGACCAGAGCCCAACCCTGAGATTGAAGGAGATCTCAAGCCTGCCAAACATGGCAGCCGTCTTTTTTTCTGGACCATGTGA